The genomic segment CGGCCTGCCGCCGACCCGCGAGCAGCAACAACAGGCCTTGCGCCTGGCTGAGGCAACGGCCAACGCCACTGCGTGGGTCAAGGAAGCGTTGGAGCCGCCCAAGCCGACGGCGACGAAGCCGCGGCCGAGGGACGCCCGCAAGGCGTGGGTGAGGGCAGGGCTGCAGCAGATGCGGCGGGGCGTGTAGGCGTCAGGCCACCCGCAGCTGCACCACGTTGCCGTCGCGCAGCCGGTCCAGGTAGTCCGCCCATTCCTGCATCATCCGGATCCGTTCATCGAGATGGGTCGTGCGGTTGTAGGCGCGTCCGTTCGGGTCGCGCACGGCATGCGCCAGCTGGTGCTCGATGATGTCCGGGCGGAAGCCCAGCACCTCGTCCAGCAGCGTGCGCGCGGTGGCTCGGAAGCCGTGACCCGTCACCGTATCCTTGTCGTAGCCCATGGCGCGTAGCGCGGCCAGCACCGCTACCTCTGACATCGGTCGATCCTTCTTGCCCCGGGCGGGGAACACGTACTTTCCCGACTCGGTGTAGGGCTTCAGTTCGCGCAGGATCTCAACCGCCTGGCGCGCCAGCGGCACGATGTGAGGCTGCCGCATCTTCATGCGTGCTGCCGGAATCGACCACAAGCCGGCATCCAGATCCATCTCAGCCCATTCGGCCTGCCGTAGCTCCCCTGGGCGCACGAACAGCATGGGCGCCAGCTTGAGCGCTGTGCTGACGATGCCGGCGCCACGGTAGGCGTGCAGGGCACGCAGCAGCCCGCCCAGCTGGACCGGGTCTACCACTGCAGCGTGGTTCCGTTCCGGGGGCGGGACCAGGGCGCCGCGTAGATCCGCGACCGGGTTCCGCTCGGCTCGGTCGGTCGCCACGGCATAGCGCATGACCTGACCACAGTTCTGCATGACGCGGTGCGCGGACTCGAACGCCTGGCGCTCCTCCATCTTCCTGGCGATCTTCAGAAAGTCGGAGGCCTTCAGGTCCGCAGCGCGCAGCTTCCCGATCTGGGGGAAGACGTCATTCTCGAACCACGCCTCGACCTTCTTGTTATACGTTGGCACCCAAGGGCGGGCCGTCAGCCACTCCCGGGCAATCGCCTCGAAGCTGGAGGCAGCATCCACGACGGCGGCCGTTGCCGCCGCCTTCTTCTGCTCGCCGGGATCCACGCCACTGCGCAGGAGGCGCCGGGCGTCGTCTCGCGCGTCTCTGGCATTGGCCAGGGTCACGTCCGGGTACAGGCCCAGCGCCAGCACCTTTTCCTTCCCCCCGAAGCGGTACTTCCAGCGCCAGCTCTTGGCGCCGGCCACGGTGATGTAGAGGTAGAGGCCACCAGCATCGGACAGCTTCTGTGGCTTGTCGGCTGGCTTCGCGCGGCGGATCGCGACGTCGGTCAGGGGCATGGGGGTATCGGCTTTTCGTGGGCGGTGCGATACCCCTAGATATACCCCCACCGTCTCATAGCCTGCAACGGAACGGCATGGACAAGGGTGGAAAACGAAAAAGCCGGAACCCCTTATTTGACGAGGGATTCCGGCTTTTCGTGGACCCTTGCGGACCCGGTATTGGTGGAGGTGGGCGGAATTGAACCGCCGTCCGAAGGCACTCCATCCCCAGCACTACATGCTTAGCTCGCCGTTAAATCTCGTCCCCGAACAGCACGGCGTGCAAAGCGCATCCGGGAACCAGCCTGTTGTGTTCTAGTGCCGGACTGACAGGCAGCCGCCCAGCGCGATTCCATGATAATGACTCTACGCTGCGAGCATGGACACAAGCAGTTTCGAGGCTCCGCCTAAGTCGGCAGAAGGTCACGCACCGCAGTTTTTAGGCTGCGAGAGCGACCGGAGCGTAGTTGTCGTCGTTGGCAACTAGAGTTTTGCAGCTGGATTTACGAGGAAAGCTACCCCCTCGGCATGCGCCAGGCGACTTCACAACCCCCGTCGAAACCAATGCACCCCCGGTTTCTACAGTGCTGCAAGGTACAGGGCCAATTCCGTGTCGCCACGGTCAGGGCCTGCCCAACGTTGGCAATGCTACGGCAAAACAGCTGAACAGTCACCTTGGCAATCCTCAGGAAGTTGTAGTGCGGCTGGCATAGCGGATTGGTAACTTCATTGGCACGAATTTGCGACACACTGGCGACGACCATCCAGGCTAGAGCAGACACGGAGACGGTGGGTGACTGAGGCAAGCCAACAACGCAGCCTGCGACAGCTGGTCGGACCGGTCGGTGCCGATTATCAGCGGCGCGCGCTGCCCCCCGGCTGGGTCTGGGCGCTGCTGGGGCTGCTGCTCGCAGCCACCTGGCTGACCGAGCTGCCGGCAACGGCGGCGGCGGCGCTGGTGGCCAGCGCGGTGGTGGTGCACTGGGCGCAGCGCGGTCGCATCCATTGGTTGGGGTGGCGGCTGCCGGGCCTGGCGGTGCTGGCGGCCCTGCTGTGGGGGCCGGAGGTGTTGTCGCAGTGGTTCGAGCACGGCCTGGCCGTGGTGCTGATGTCGCTGGCCAGTTTGAGCATCGGCGTGCATGTGTGGCAGTCGAGGCAGGTCGCCAGGCAGCTGCAGGTCGCGGCCGACGCGCTGGACGATGCGCAGTTGCTGGCGCTGCTGCCACCCGATGCGGCGCAGCTGGCACAGCGGTGGCGCGCGGGCGATGAGCGCCACGCGCCGGAACTGGCGGTGGTGATGCACCTGGCGGTGATGCACGCGGCGCTGGTACCGCGGATGCGGAAGCTGGGCGCGCTGGCCGGTTGAGCCGCTTGTAGAGTCGAGCCTGCTCGACTGATTCTTGTCCAAGCCGAGCATGGCCCGGCTCTACAGAAGGCCAAAGCAGTCGAGCAAGCTCGACTCTACAGGGGCATGCGCAACCGCTTACGCGTCGCGGTTGCCGCGACGCATCACGCGCTGCTTCTCGATCGCCCAGTCGCGGTCCTTGGCGGCATCGCGCTTGTCGTGGGTCTGCTTGCCCTTGGCCAGCGCGACTTCGAGCTTGATCTTGTTCTTGCTCCAGTACATCGCGGTGGGCACGATCGTGTAGCCATCGCGCTCGACCTTGCCAACCAGCTTGTCGATCTCGCTCCGGTGCAGCAGCAGCTTGCGCTCGCGCCGGTCGTTGGCCACCACATGGGTCGAGGCCTGGATCAACGGGGTGATCTGCGCGCCGATCAGGAAGATCTCTCCATCCTTGACGTAGGCGTAGGCGTCGACGATGTTGCCGCGGCCGGCACGGATCGATTTCACTTCCCAGCCCTGCAGGGCCAGGCCGGCTTCGAAGCGATCCTCGATGTGGTACTCGTGGCGGGCACGCTTGTTCAGCGCGATGGTCTTGTTGGCCGTCGCGCTCTTTGCTTTATCCTTGCCGCTGTTCTTGCTCATTTCCGTATTGTCTCCGATTCGGGCCCGCCCGGTCGATTGCCGAAACGTCCTGTATTCATGCCTACTATCCGCCGCAGCGCCCTGGTCGAACATTCGGCCGCGCGCATGTTCGACCTGGTCAACGATGTCCAGGCCTATCCGCGCCGTTTCCGCTGGTGTTCGGCCGCCCAGATCCTGGAGCAGGGCGAAGACCGGCTGGTGGCGCGCCTGGACCTGGGCCTGGGCTCGTTCAGCACCTGGTTCCAGACCGAAAACACCCTGCAGCGCCCGCACAGCATCGACATGCAGCTGCGCGATGGCCCGTTCAAGCAACTGCACGGCCGCTGGGAATTCCATGCGCTGGCCGAAGATGCCTGCAAGGTCACCCTGACCCTGGAGTTCGAGCCCAGTTCGCGCCTGCTGGGCCCGGCCCTGGCGATCGGCTTCCAGGGGCTGGCCGATCGGATGGTCAACGATTTCGTCCGCGTCGCCGACGAGGGCTGAGCGATGATCGAGGTCGAGGTGGTGCTGGCCTGGCCGCAGCGGGTGCTGTCGCGCCGGCTGCAGCTGGAAGAGGGCGCGACCGTGGCCGATGCCATTGCCGCCGCCGCGCTGGACGGCACTGCCGGATGCCCGGCAGTGGCGGTGCATGGCGTGCTGGCGCGCCCGCAGCAGGTGTTGCAGGAAGGCGACCGCATCGAGCTGCTACGCCCGTTGCTGGCCGACCCCAAGGACAACCGCCGGCGGCGCGCGCTCGGCGGTTGATGCCCGCGACCCGTCCGAGTGGACGGGCAGGGCGCCTCAGCGGCCCTTCTTCTTCTTGTCCTTCGGCAGGTTGCGGCCGAACTGGCGCACGGTCTGCTGGGCCAGGGCCTTGTCGTTGCCCGGGAAGTAGTCGCCTTCCCAGCGGGTCACGGTGTCGTTGTCGAAGAACACGACGAAATTCTTCACCTCGGTACGGCCCAGGCGGTTCACGCGCTGGCTGGAGGTGTAGTCCCAGCGCTGGGCGTGGAACGGGTCGGGGATGGACGGGGTGCCCAGCAGCGCGGTGACCTGCTGCTTGCTCTGCCCGACCTGCAGCTTGGCCACGGCATCTTCCCGGATCAGGTTGCCCTGATAGATGGGTTGCTTGTAGATGATGCCGCACCCGGTGGTGGACAGGGCGACGGCGGCGACCAACAGGAGATTGCGCATCGGGACTGGCGGTTGGGGAAATCAAACCGATGATACACTCCCGGCGTGCCACCGCGACCCAATCCGAGGCAGCTGGCGCTAAATCGCCAATGAACGGAGACCTATGGAAACCCACGACCTGCGTAAAGTCGGCCTGAAGGTGACCCATCCGCGGATGCGGATCCTGGCGCTGCTCGAGCAGCGCAATGCCCAGCACCACATGACCGCCGAAGACATCTACCGCCAGCTGCTGGAGCATGGTGACGAGATCGGCCTGGCCACGGTCTACCGGGTGCTGACCCAGTTCGAGGCTGCCGGCCTCGTGCTCAAGCACAATTTCGAAGGCGGCCAGGCCGTCTACGAGCTGGACCGCGGCGGCCACCACGACCACATGGTCGACGTGGACAGCGGCAAGATCATCGAGTTTGAAAGCCACGAGATCGAAGAGCTGCAGCGCAAGATCGCGGCCGATCACGGCTACGAGCTGGAAGAGCACTCGCTGGTGCTGTACGTGCGCAAGAAGCGCAAGTAAGCCGTTCCGGCCAGCCGGACGCGACAGAACCCCGGGCTTGCCCGGGGTTTTTCGTTGTTCACAGTAGATCCACGCCATGCGTGGACGGCCCCATCAGCACCTCCAGATCCACCGCCTCGGCCATCGCCTGGTTGCCGGCATCGCCCGGATGCAGGTGGTCGCCGGAGTCGTAGGCGGCGGCCATCCGTGACGGATCGGCCGGGTCGCGCAGGGCCGTGTCCAGATCGATCACCGCGTCGAACGGGCTGCGTGTGCGCAGCCAGGTGTTGAGCTGTTGGCGCAGCGCCTCCTTGCCGGGCTGGTAGTAGTCGTCCAGCGGCGTGCCGGGCAGGGCGCCGGCGAAGGGCGGCAGGGTGGCGCCCAGGATGCGCAGTCCGCGCCGATGGGCCTGTTCGGCCAGCGCCCGATAGCCGTCCTGCAGCTCGGCCAGCGTAGGACGCGCCTGTTGCCGGACGAAGGCGGTGCCGGGCCAGCTGATGTCGTTGATGCCGATCAGCACGATCACGCTGGCCACGCCGGGCTGATCCAATGCATCGCGCTGCAGGCGGGCCAGAACCGACTCGCCCATGCCGTCACGCAGCAGCCGGCCGCCGGAGATGCCAGCGTTGACCACCGCGACGCCTCGGGGTGCCAGCCGCGCGGCCAGATGGTCGGTCCAGCGCTGGTCCTGGTCGAGGCTGGCGGTGGCGCCGTCAGTGATCGAGTCGCCGATCACCACCACGCTGCGTGCGCCGGGTGCGGCCTCGACTTCAATCCCGGTCAGGAACAGGCGTGCGGTGGTGGGGGTGGCTCGATCCAGGTCGCGCGCCAGGCTCTGGTTGCCGCCGGCGATCCAACTGGTCTGGCGGCCGTCCCAGTGGAAGGTCTGCAGCGGCGTCGGCCCCGGCACGAAAACGCTGACCTGCAGGGCCTGCTGATTGCCGGTGGGCAGTGCCAGCGGATCGCTCAGCCGTTCCTGGCCCGCGCCGATCAGCACGCCGGGCTGGCCGTCGAAGTGGAGCGGCCGTGGTGCCGCGCCCGGTCGTGCGGCCACGCTGGCCGCTCCTATCCGCAGCGGCTGCGTGCCGTAGGCATTGCTCAACCTTACCCGCAGGCGCGGCCCGCCCAGGCTGATGCGCGCGGCCTGGCGGAAGGTCTGGTCGTGCAGCGATGCCGGGATCAGGGCCGGGAACAGGAAGTCTGCGCCCCACACCGGTTGCGGGCTGGCCTGCCAGCTGGCCACCCAGTGCGGGGCAGGGGTTGCGCTGGCGGCGCCGGACAGGGCGAGCAGGGTGCTTGCAGCGAGCTTGCGGAGGCGGTCCATGGAGCGATTCCGGGGAAAGGAGCCGCCATGGTGATTCCGCCCTCATCTGTGAACTAGACTGCGCATGGACAATCATCTGTGAACTGGATTCATCGCCATGGCGCGACCCGACATCAACCGATCCGGCGAACTGGAAGTCTTCGTGCGGGTGATCGAGACCGGTGGCTTTTCCGCGGCCGCCCGCACCCTGGACATGACCCCGTCGGCGGTCAGCAAGCTGGTGGCGCGGCTGGAACAGCGGCTGGGCACCCGCCTGCTGCAGCGGTCCACCCGCCAGCTGCAGCTGACCCCGGAAGGCTGCGCGTTCTACGAGCGCGGCCTGCGCGTGCTGGCCGACCTGGAGGAAGCCGAACGCTGTGCCAGCGCCCACGCCGAGCCGCGCGGGCGGCTGCGGGTCAATTCCAACGTGCCGTTCGGCCAGCACTTCCTGTTGCCGCTGCTGCCGGCGTTCCTCGAGCGCAACCCGCAGGTGGGGGTGGACGTGACCCTCAATGACGAAGTGATCGACCTGCTTGAGCAGCGCACCGACGTGGCGGTGCGCGCCGGCCCGCTGAAGAGTTCCAGCCTGGTGGCGCGGCGATTGGGCGCGACGCGGATGATGATCGTGGCCGCACCGGCCTACGCGCAGCGGCACGGCCTGCCGGCCAGCGTCGAGGAGCTGCAGGCGCACAACCGCCTGGACATCGGCCATGCGCGGGCGATGCAGGGCTGGCCGCTGCTGCAGGACGGTCGTGAGCGCATGCTGCTGCCCAGCGGCAACGCCCGTGCCAGCAATGGCGATGCGCTGCGCCAACTGGTGCTGGGCGGGCTGGGCATGGCGCGGCTGGCCGCGTTCCAGGTGCAGGCCGACATCGCCGCCGGGCGGCTGCTGCCGGTGCTGGAAGAGGCCAATCCCGGTGACCTGGAGGAGGTGCACGCGGTGTTCCTGGGGCAGGGCGGCTACCTGCCGCTGCGAGTGCGCGCGTTCCTCGATTTCCTGGTGGAAAACGTCGATCTGACGCAGCCACGGGGGTAGTGCCGGCCGCTGGCCGGCAACCTCACGATCTTCTTCCACACAGGTCCGGTTGCCGGCCAGCGGCCGGCACTACCTGTAGATCCACGCCATGCGTGGATGAACGCGTACGCGCGTCAGACCTGCAGCAGCTTGCGGGCGGCGGCGCGCGCTTCCTTGCTCACTTCCACGCCGCCGAGCATGCGCGCCAGTTCTTCCTCGCGTGCCTTGCTGTCCAGCTTCTCCACCGCACTCTGGGTCATGCCTTCCACCGGCGCCTTGCTCACCCGGTAATGCGCGTGGCCCTTGGAGGCGACCTGCGGCAGGTGGGTCACGCACAACACCTGGCGCTTCTCGCCCAGCGCGCGCAGCTTCTGGCCGACGATGTCGGCCACCGCGCCGCCGATGCCGGAGTCGACTTCGTCGAATACCATGGTCGGCACCGCATCCAGGTCCAGCGCCGCCACTTCGATGGCCAGCGAGATGCGCGACAGTTCACCGCCCGAGGCGACCTTGCGCAGGGCGCGCGGCGGCTGGCCGGCGTTGGCCGCGACCAGGAACTCCACGCGCTCGGCACCCTGCGGATCGGGTTTGCCGTTGTCCTGCGGCTCCAGTTCGATCAGGAACTGGCCGCCGCCCATGCCCAGCTCGGCGATGATGCCGGTGGTGGTGGCCGACAGTTCGGCGGCGGCACCGCGACGGCTGGCGGTCAGTACTTCGGCCTGTACGCGCCAGGCGGCGGCGGCCTTGTCGATCTCGCCGGCCAGGCGCTGCAGGCGCTCGTCGGCGCCGCGCAACTGTTCCACTTCGGCATGCATGCGTTCGCGCTGCGCGCCCAGCTCGTCCATCGGCACGCGATGCTTGCGCGCCAGGTCGTGCAGGCGGCCGAGGCGCCGCTCGTTCTCTTCGAACTGCTCGGGGTCGGCGTCGAGGTCGTCATGCACGCGGTCCAGCAGCGAAAGGGCTTCGTGCAGCTGGATCGAGGCATTCTCGATCAGGCCGTCCACCTCGCCCAGGCGCGGGTCATGTTCGATCAGGCGCGACAGCTCGTGGCGCACCTGCTGCAGCAGGTCCAGCGCGGAACTGCCGTCGTCGCCGTTGAGCTGGTTGCTGGCTGCCTGGCAGGCGGTCAGCAGGGCGCTGGCATGGGCCTGGCGGCGGTGGCTGGCGCCGAGCGCGGCGATCGACTCCGGTTCCAGGTCCTCGCGGTCCAGTTCGCGCAGCTGGTGCTCCAGGAAGCCGATCCGGTCACTCACGTCGCCCTGTTGCGACAGCGCCAGTGATTCGTCGACCAGTGCCTGCCACGCGGCGGCGGCGCGGCGCACCTGGCGGCGCGCGTCCTCGTTGCGGGCGTAGGCATCGAGCAGGGCCAGCTGCGACGGACGGGTCAGCAACGCCTGTTGTTCATGCTGGCCATGGATCTCCACCAGCAGCGCGGCCAGGTCGGCCAGCTGTGCGAGGGTCACCGGGCGGCCATTGATCCAGGACCGCGAGCCGCCGTCGGCACGGATCACGCGGCGCAGCTGGCACTGATCTTCATCGTCCAGCTCGTTGTCGGCCAGCCACTGGCGCGCGGCCTGCAGCTGGTCCAGCGCGAACTCGGCGGAAAGCTCGGCGCGGGCCGCGCCATGGCGGACCACGCCGCTGTCGGCGCGCAGGCCGGACAGGAAGCCCAGCGCGTCGACCATCAGCGACTTGCCGGCGCCGGTCTCGCCCGAAACCACGGTCATGCCGGGCCCGAACTCCAGTTCGGTGGCGCGGACGACGGCGAAATCCTTGATCGAAAGATGTCTGAGCATGGGTAAGAGGTATCAGCAGCCGCGCAACGCTAGCACGCGGGCGAGGGAGGTCCAATGACTTGCCAAGGGGATGCGCCGCCATTATCTAGTGTCCGTGTCTCACAGGTTGATTCCATGCACGGTTCTCCCGACCAGCTTGCCCCGCGTGCGCGCCATCTGCTGCGCACGCTGATCGCGCGTTACATCCAGGACGGCGAGCCGGTCGGCTCGCAGACGCTGGCGCGTGTGGCCGGCCTGGAGGTCAGCCCGGCCACCATCCGCAACATCCTCGGTGACCTGGAGGACCTGGGGCTGCTGGCCTCGCCGCATACCTCGGCCGGGCGCATTCCGACCGCGCATGGCTACCGGGTGTTCGTCGACAGCCTGCTGCAGATGCAGCCGCCGGGGGAGGGCGAACTGGCCCGCCTGCGCCAGGAGCTGGCCGGCGGCGGCAGCACCCAGGCCCTGCTGGGCAGCGCCTCGGAGCTGCTGTCGGCGATGAGCCACTTCGTCGGCGTGGTCAGCGCGCCACGGCGCGAGCAGTTCGCCTTCCGCCAGATCGATTTCGTGGCGCTGGACGGGCGCCGGGTGCTGGCGATCCTGGTGTTCGCCGACAACGAGGTACAAAACCGGGTCATCGAGACCCGCCAGGAGTTCGCGCCGGGGCAGCTGGAGCAGGTCGCCAACTACCTCAACGCCCATTTCGCCGGGCTGCCGATGGCCGAGATCCGCACCCGCCTGCTGCTGGAGCTGCGCGACGCCCGTTCCGAACTGGAGCAGCTGCTGGCGCACAGCATCGAGCTGGCTGAGCAGGCCCTGCAGCCAGCGGCCGACGACATGCTGGTGGCCGGCCAGACCCGGCTGATGGGCGTGCAGGACCTGTCCGACCTGGAGCGCCTGCGCGAGCTGTTCGAGCTGTTCTCCAGCAAGCGCGAGATCCTGCAGCTGCTGGAGCGGACCATCCAGGCCCCGGGCGTGCGCATCTTCATCGGCGAGGAGACCGGAATGATGCCGCTGCAGGGCGTTTCGCTGGTCACGGCCCCCTATACCGCCAACGGCCAGGTGCTGGGCGTGCTGGGCGTGATCGGGCCCAAGCGCATGGCCTATGACCGCATGATCCCGCTGGTCCAGGCCACCGCTGATGTGCTGGGCGCGGCCTTTTCGCCGGCCGGTCGCACGCCGGGGACATCCGACGCTTGAAACGCAGCATCCCGCCCACACTAGGGTGGGTGGAGGCGGAGATTGACCGCCAGGGACCCAGACATGAACCACGAACATCCAGATATCGAATCCCAGCAGACCGCCGCCGATGCGGCCGCCACCGCCGGCGTCAACGACGAACTGGAGCGCCTGCGCGCCGAAGTTGAACAGGTCAGGGCCGATGCGCTGCGTGAGCGCGCCGACCTGGAGAACCAGCGCAAGCGCGTCGCCCGTGACATCGAGCAGGCCCGCAAGTTCGCCAACGAGAAGCTGCTGGGCGAGCTGCTGCCGGTATTCGACAGCCTGGATGCCGGCCTCAAGGCCGCCGGCGATGATCCGCACCCGCTGCGCGAGGGCCTGGAGCTGACCTACAAGCAGCTGCTGAAGGTCGCCGCCGACAACGGCCTGGTCCTGCTGGACCCGACCGGCCAGCCGTTCAACCCGGAACACCACCAGGCCATCAGCCAGGTGCCGACCCCGGGCGCCGCCCCCGGCACCGTGGTGACCGTGTTCCAGAAGGGCTACCTGCTCAACGAGCGTCTGCTGCGGCCGGCGCTGGTGGTGGTGGCCGCCGACTGACGGCAGCGCCGGGCCTTGCCCGGCAACGTTTTCCAGGCGCTGAACACAGCGTTCGGGAGATGGCTTGAATGTTCCACGAGCCTCCCCCACATCGTATTCATCCACCGGCCGAACGGCCGGACTGACCCCAACAAGCATCCTCAGGAGTCTCCCCCATGGGCAAGATCATTGGTATCGACCTCGGCACCACCAACTCGTGCGTGGCGATCATGGACGGCGGCAAGGCCCGCGTCATCGAGAATTCGGAAGGCGATCGCACCACCCCGTCGATCGTCGCCTACACCAAGGACGGCGAAGTCCTGGTCGGCGCCTCGGCCAAGCGCCAGGCCGTGACCAACCCGAAGAACACCTTCTACGCGGTGAAGCGCCTGATCGGCCGCAAGTTCACCGACGCCGAAGTGCAGAAGGACATCGCGCACGTCCCGTACGGCATCCTGGCCCATGACAATGGCGACGCCTGGGTGTCGACCAGCGACGGCAAGAAGATGGCGCCGCAGGAAATCTCGGCCAAGGTGCTGGAAAAGATGAAGAAGACCGCCGAGGACTTCCTCGGTGAGAAGGTCACCGAAGCGGTCATCACCGTGCCGGCCTACTTCAACGACAGCCAGCGCCAGGCGACCAAGGACGCCGGCCGCATCGCCGGCCTGGACGTCAAGCGCATCATCAACGAGCCGACCGCGGCCGCGCTGGCCTATGGCCTGGACAAGGGCGACAACAAGGATCGCAAGATCGTGGTGTACGACCTGGGCGGCGGTACCTTCGACGTCTCGGTGATCGAGATCGCCAACGTCGACGGTGAGAAGCAGTTC from the Stenotrophomonas maltophilia genome contains:
- the hrcA gene encoding heat-inducible transcriptional repressor HrcA, translated to MHGSPDQLAPRARHLLRTLIARYIQDGEPVGSQTLARVAGLEVSPATIRNILGDLEDLGLLASPHTSAGRIPTAHGYRVFVDSLLQMQPPGEGELARLRQELAGGGSTQALLGSASELLSAMSHFVGVVSAPRREQFAFRQIDFVALDGRRVLAILVFADNEVQNRVIETRQEFAPGQLEQVANYLNAHFAGLPMAEIRTRLLLELRDARSELEQLLAHSIELAEQALQPAADDMLVAGQTRLMGVQDLSDLERLRELFELFSSKREILQLLERTIQAPGVRIFIGEETGMMPLQGVSLVTAPYTANGQVLGVLGVIGPKRMAYDRMIPLVQATADVLGAAFSPAGRTPGTSDA
- a CDS encoding outer membrane protein assembly factor BamE — its product is MRNLLLVAAVALSTTGCGIIYKQPIYQGNLIREDAVAKLQVGQSKQQVTALLGTPSIPDPFHAQRWDYTSSQRVNRLGRTEVKNFVVFFDNDTVTRWEGDYFPGNDKALAQQTVRQFGRNLPKDKKKKGR
- the fur gene encoding ferric iron uptake transcriptional regulator → METHDLRKVGLKVTHPRMRILALLEQRNAQHHMTAEDIYRQLLEHGDEIGLATVYRVLTQFEAAGLVLKHNFEGGQAVYELDRGGHHDHMVDVDSGKIIEFESHEIEELQRKIAADHGYELEEHSLVLYVRKKRK
- the recN gene encoding DNA repair protein RecN; this translates as MLRHLSIKDFAVVRATELEFGPGMTVVSGETGAGKSLMVDALGFLSGLRADSGVVRHGAARAELSAEFALDQLQAARQWLADNELDDEDQCQLRRVIRADGGSRSWINGRPVTLAQLADLAALLVEIHGQHEQQALLTRPSQLALLDAYARNEDARRQVRRAAAAWQALVDESLALSQQGDVSDRIGFLEHQLRELDREDLEPESIAALGASHRRQAHASALLTACQAASNQLNGDDGSSALDLLQQVRHELSRLIEHDPRLGEVDGLIENASIQLHEALSLLDRVHDDLDADPEQFEENERRLGRLHDLARKHRVPMDELGAQRERMHAEVEQLRGADERLQRLAGEIDKAAAAWRVQAEVLTASRRGAAAELSATTTGIIAELGMGGGQFLIELEPQDNGKPDPQGAERVEFLVAANAGQPPRALRKVASGGELSRISLAIEVAALDLDAVPTMVFDEVDSGIGGAVADIVGQKLRALGEKRQVLCVTHLPQVASKGHAHYRVSKAPVEGMTQSAVEKLDSKAREEELARMLGGVEVSKEARAAARKLLQV
- the grpE gene encoding nucleotide exchange factor GrpE; the encoded protein is MNHEHPDIESQQTAADAAATAGVNDELERLRAEVEQVRADALRERADLENQRKRVARDIEQARKFANEKLLGELLPVFDSLDAGLKAAGDDPHPLREGLELTYKQLLKVAADNGLVLLDPTGQPFNPEHHQAISQVPTPGAAPGTVVTVFQKGYLLNERLLRPALVVVAAD
- a CDS encoding tyrosine-type recombinase/integrase; translated protein: MPLTDVAIRRAKPADKPQKLSDAGGLYLYITVAGAKSWRWKYRFGGKEKVLALGLYPDVTLANARDARDDARRLLRSGVDPGEQKKAAATAAVVDAASSFEAIAREWLTARPWVPTYNKKVEAWFENDVFPQIGKLRAADLKASDFLKIARKMEERQAFESAHRVMQNCGQVMRYAVATDRAERNPVADLRGALVPPPERNHAAVVDPVQLGGLLRALHAYRGAGIVSTALKLAPMLFVRPGELRQAEWAEMDLDAGLWSIPAARMKMRQPHIVPLARQAVEILRELKPYTESGKYVFPARGKKDRPMSEVAVLAALRAMGYDKDTVTGHGFRATARTLLDEVLGFRPDIIEHQLAHAVRDPNGRAYNRTTHLDERIRMMQEWADYLDRLRDGNVVQLRVA
- a CDS encoding SGNH/GDSL hydrolase family protein — protein: MDRLRKLAASTLLALSGAASATPAPHWVASWQASPQPVWGADFLFPALIPASLHDQTFRQAARISLGGPRLRVRLSNAYGTQPLRIGAASVAARPGAAPRPLHFDGQPGVLIGAGQERLSDPLALPTGNQQALQVSVFVPGPTPLQTFHWDGRQTSWIAGGNQSLARDLDRATPTTARLFLTGIEVEAAPGARSVVVIGDSITDGATASLDQDQRWTDHLAARLAPRGVAVVNAGISGGRLLRDGMGESVLARLQRDALDQPGVASVIVLIGINDISWPGTAFVRQQARPTLAELQDGYRALAEQAHRRGLRILGATLPPFAGALPGTPLDDYYQPGKEALRQQLNTWLRTRSPFDAVIDLDTALRDPADPSRMAAAYDSGDHLHPGDAGNQAMAEAVDLEVLMGPSTHGVDLL
- the smpB gene encoding SsrA-binding protein SmpB, translating into MSKNSGKDKAKSATANKTIALNKRARHEYHIEDRFEAGLALQGWEVKSIRAGRGNIVDAYAYVKDGEIFLIGAQITPLIQASTHVVANDRRERKLLLHRSEIDKLVGKVERDGYTIVPTAMYWSKNKIKLEVALAKGKQTHDKRDAAKDRDWAIEKQRVMRRGNRDA
- a CDS encoding type II toxin-antitoxin system RatA family toxin, with amino-acid sequence MPTIRRSALVEHSAARMFDLVNDVQAYPRRFRWCSAAQILEQGEDRLVARLDLGLGSFSTWFQTENTLQRPHSIDMQLRDGPFKQLHGRWEFHALAEDACKVTLTLEFEPSSRLLGPALAIGFQGLADRMVNDFVRVADEG
- a CDS encoding RnfH family protein; this encodes MIEVEVVLAWPQRVLSRRLQLEEGATVADAIAAAALDGTAGCPAVAVHGVLARPQQVLQEGDRIELLRPLLADPKDNRRRRALGG
- a CDS encoding LysR family transcriptional regulator encodes the protein MARPDINRSGELEVFVRVIETGGFSAAARTLDMTPSAVSKLVARLEQRLGTRLLQRSTRQLQLTPEGCAFYERGLRVLADLEEAERCASAHAEPRGRLRVNSNVPFGQHFLLPLLPAFLERNPQVGVDVTLNDEVIDLLEQRTDVAVRAGPLKSSSLVARRLGATRMMIVAAPAYAQRHGLPASVEELQAHNRLDIGHARAMQGWPLLQDGRERMLLPSGNARASNGDALRQLVLGGLGMARLAAFQVQADIAAGRLLPVLEEANPGDLEEVHAVFLGQGGYLPLRVRAFLDFLVENVDLTQPRG